The genomic interval GCATGGATACCCTTGTTGGCTGGCAAAGCTGGGTAATTGCGTTGTTGTCTGCCGTGCTGGTACTACGCTTCAAGATAAACGCTGCCTGGATTGTCCTCGGTAGTGCTTTCCTGGGCTGGCTGCTTACTTTTGTGGGTTAATATTTATGCCGCATGCAGTGTTTGCATGGCCTATACCCCGCAGCCTGCGCATCTATTTCAGTTGAAAAGAATACGCGGTTTTTACGGTGCATACGTTTTCCACTCCAGCAATCCAGTGTGCCATAGATTTTCAACCGGGCGTTGCCAGCCCATCGAATCTTGCCGGCCCTGATACCCGAAAATACCTCGCGATCGGTAATGCTATCGTGGCGCATGAGTCGCGCATTAAATTTGGACAATTTGCATCAAACTCCTCACTGTCAAGTCCTGAAATAGGTTGACAATGAATTAGTGTATAGTTTGTGATTTAAGCCCAGTTCGGTAGACCTGATCGGGTTTCCGATAGCCGAGTGTTGTATGTGGACGTTCGTGATTATAGAGCCAGACAGCCTCTCGTAATGCCTGGCGTACTTGCTTAAGGTTGATAAAGCAACCATCAAGTCCATATTCCAGTTTGAGTATGCCATTGACCCGTTCTGC from Bacteroidota bacterium carries:
- a CDS encoding Ada metal-binding domain-containing protein, which produces MRHDSITDREVFSGIRAGKIRWAGNARLKIYGTLDCWSGKRMHRKNRVFFSTEIDAQAAGYRPCKHCMRHKY
- a CDS encoding integrase core domain-containing protein, encoding AERVNGILKLEYGLDGCFINLKQVRQALREAVWLYNHERPHTTLGYRKPDQVYRTGLKSQTIH